Proteins from a genomic interval of Providencia stuartii:
- a CDS encoding PTS sugar transporter subunit IIA — MLTTLLTPNVIQVVENATDWREAINIACEPLIKNNSIQPSYIAAIIHSHEKIGPYYVLGPGIAMPHARPEDGVNQLSLGLTVIKNGVEFGSEGNDPIKLLIVLAATDSDSHIGAIAKLAELFDNQEDIDSIMQSENIDDILNIIARY; from the coding sequence ATGCTAACGACATTACTGACCCCCAATGTTATTCAGGTTGTCGAAAACGCCACTGATTGGCGAGAGGCGATTAATATCGCTTGCGAACCCTTGATTAAAAACAATTCCATTCAACCTTCTTATATTGCTGCCATCATTCATTCACATGAAAAAATTGGCCCTTATTATGTGCTAGGTCCAGGCATTGCAATGCCCCATGCTCGCCCGGAAGACGGTGTTAACCAATTATCACTGGGTTTAACCGTTATCAAGAATGGTGTGGAGTTTGGATCTGAAGGCAACGACCCAATCAAGCTGTTAATTGTTCTTGCTGCAACTGACAGTGATAGCCATATTGGCGCCATCGCTAAACTTGCAGAACTTTTTGATAATCAAGAAGATATTGACAGCATTATGCAATCAGAAAACATCGATGACATTCTCAATATCATCGCTCGTTACTAA
- a CDS encoding PTS sugar transporter subunit IIB has product MKITVVCGNGLGTSLMMEMSIKTILKDLQVNADVDHVDLGSAKGTASDIYVGTKDIAEQLVAQHVNGEIVALENMIDKVAMKEHLSVALRNLGAL; this is encoded by the coding sequence ATGAAAATCACAGTCGTATGCGGAAATGGTTTAGGTACTAGCCTAATGATGGAAATGAGCATCAAAACAATTTTGAAAGACTTGCAAGTCAATGCAGATGTTGATCATGTTGATCTTGGTTCAGCAAAAGGGACTGCAAGTGATATTTATGTCGGAACTAAAGATATCGCGGAGCAATTAGTCGCACAACACGTTAATGGTGAAATTGTTGCGCTAGAAAATATGATCGACAAAGTTGCAATGAAAGAACATTTGAGTGTCGCTCTGCGTAATCTCGGCGCGCTATAA
- a CDS encoding PTS ascorbate transporter subunit IIC — protein sequence MSFFRFLMEDVLSEPAILVGLIALIGLIAQKKPVTECIKGTIKTIMGFVILGAGAGLVVSSLGDFSAIFQHAFGINGVVPNNEAIVSIAQKSFGREMAMIMFFAMLINILIARLTPWKFIFLTGHHTLFMSMMVAVILATAGMQGTMLVVVGSLIVGFCMVFFPAIAHPYMKKVTGSDDVAIGHFSTISYVLAGFIGSKFGNKEHSTEDMNVPKSLLFLRDTPVAISFTMFIIFIITCLFAGGDYVREVSGGKNWFMFSLMQSITFAAGVYIILQGVRMVIAEIVPAFKGISDKLVPNAKPALDCPVVFPYAPNAVLVGFLSSFAAGIIGMFILYALNMTVIIPGVVPHFFVGAAAGVFGNATGGRRGAILGAFAQGLLITFLPVFLLPVLGDIGIANTTFSDADFGAIGILLGIIVR from the coding sequence ATGTCATTTTTTCGTTTTCTGATGGAAGATGTGCTATCAGAACCCGCTATATTAGTGGGTCTGATCGCACTTATCGGTCTGATTGCTCAAAAAAAACCGGTGACCGAATGCATTAAAGGCACTATCAAAACCATCATGGGTTTTGTCATTTTAGGTGCAGGTGCTGGTTTAGTCGTTAGTTCACTCGGTGATTTTTCAGCGATTTTCCAACATGCCTTTGGCATTAACGGTGTCGTTCCAAACAATGAAGCGATCGTCTCTATCGCTCAGAAGAGCTTTGGCCGTGAAATGGCGATGATTATGTTCTTTGCCATGTTAATCAACATACTCATTGCACGCCTGACACCATGGAAATTTATTTTCCTCACCGGCCATCACACATTATTCATGTCAATGATGGTTGCCGTTATTCTAGCAACTGCTGGAATGCAAGGAACAATGTTAGTCGTCGTTGGTTCACTGATTGTCGGCTTTTGTATGGTGTTTTTCCCAGCCATCGCGCACCCATACATGAAAAAAGTCACGGGTTCTGATGATGTCGCCATTGGTCACTTTTCCACTATTTCATATGTCCTCGCCGGTTTTATTGGCAGTAAATTTGGTAATAAAGAACATTCAACTGAAGATATGAATGTGCCAAAGAGCTTGCTTTTCTTACGTGATACCCCAGTGGCTATTTCATTCACTATGTTCATTATTTTCATTATTACCTGCCTATTCGCGGGTGGTGATTATGTACGTGAAGTGAGTGGCGGTAAAAATTGGTTCATGTTCTCATTAATGCAATCTATTACATTTGCTGCGGGTGTTTATATTATCCTGCAAGGTGTTCGTATGGTGATTGCTGAGATCGTACCTGCTTTTAAAGGTATTTCGGATAAATTAGTACCAAATGCAAAACCAGCTCTAGACTGCCCTGTCGTCTTCCCTTATGCGCCAAATGCTGTATTAGTCGGTTTCTTAAGTAGCTTTGCTGCCGGAATAATCGGTATGTTTATTCTCTATGCGCTCAATATGACCGTCATTATTCCAGGCGTTGTGCCACACTTCTTCGTTGGTGCAGCAGCTGGCGTATTCGGTAATGCAACAGGCGGACGTCGAGGTGCCATTTTAGGTGCCTTTGCGCAAGGTTTATTGATTACCTTCTTACCTGTATTCCTATTACCTGTTCTTGGTGATATCGGTATCGCAAATACAACATTTAGTGATGCTGACTTTGGAGCTATCGGTATTCTGTTAGGTATTATTGTACGCTAG
- a CDS encoding phage holin family protein — protein sequence MHEKNIDFWEQVFRWIQLNFPLLSGVMLATLIAFIREWRDGNSAWQSLAEAVICGAITVSAIRTLQWLLVYMNYSEAWSSLAEFCGAMIGFLGTKKLSWIIDSFLISIKKRYGDKE from the coding sequence ATGCATGAGAAAAATATTGATTTTTGGGAGCAGGTTTTTCGCTGGATTCAACTCAATTTTCCTTTATTAAGTGGTGTTATGTTGGCAACGCTAATTGCATTTATTAGAGAATGGCGAGATGGTAACAGCGCATGGCAATCATTAGCCGAAGCAGTCATTTGTGGTGCTATTACCGTTAGTGCTATTCGTACTCTACAATGGTTACTTGTATATATGAATTATTCTGAGGCTTGGTCATCCCTTGCGGAGTTTTGTGGAGCGATGATAGGTTTTCTTGGGACAAAAAAATTAAGTTGGATTATTGATTCTTTTTTAATTTCAATAAAAAAACGCTATGGAGATAAAGAGTAA
- the map gene encoding type I methionyl aminopeptidase, translating into MSNITIKTAEEIELMRESGRLLAKVFAMLDTFIVPGITTMEINNKVEDYIVNDLQARPASKGQYDYQYVLNTSLNEVVCHGVPKVDEYLKAKDIINVDITLEKNGFIADSSKMYVMPEASPLARKLVKDTYEAMWEGIKQVKPGATLGDIGAAIQHHAQANGYSVVREYCGHGIGREMHEDPQVLHYGVRGQGAVLKEGMTFTIEPMINQGGMKIKTKKDGWTVVTRDKKLSAQSEHTILVTATGYEVLTLRDEEKAYVAKHHL; encoded by the coding sequence ATGAGTAATATCACAATCAAAACAGCGGAAGAAATTGAATTGATGCGTGAGTCAGGCCGCTTGCTAGCTAAAGTATTTGCCATGCTGGATACGTTTATCGTGCCAGGTATTACCACCATGGAAATCAATAATAAGGTTGAAGACTATATTGTAAACGATCTACAAGCTAGGCCGGCCAGTAAGGGGCAGTATGATTACCAATATGTGTTAAATACCTCGTTGAATGAGGTCGTTTGCCATGGCGTACCGAAAGTTGATGAATATTTAAAAGCCAAAGATATTATCAACGTAGATATTACATTAGAAAAAAATGGTTTTATTGCTGACTCAAGCAAAATGTATGTCATGCCAGAGGCTTCTCCACTTGCGCGTAAACTAGTTAAAGATACTTATGAAGCGATGTGGGAAGGGATCAAGCAGGTCAAACCTGGTGCAACTTTGGGAGATATTGGTGCCGCAATTCAACACCATGCACAAGCCAACGGGTACAGTGTTGTGCGTGAATACTGTGGTCATGGTATAGGCCGCGAAATGCACGAAGATCCTCAGGTCCTCCACTATGGCGTACGGGGTCAAGGTGCGGTGTTGAAAGAAGGGATGACATTTACAATCGAACCAATGATTAACCAAGGTGGCATGAAAATTAAAACTAAAAAAGATGGTTGGACTGTGGTGACTCGAGACAAGAAGTTGTCAGCACAATCTGAGCATACGATTTTAGTGACAGCAACAGGTTATGAAGTGCTAACCCTGCGCGATGAAGAAAAGGCTTATGTCGCTAAACATCACCTCTAA
- a CDS encoding ParD-like family protein, with product MGIVKISDELHDYLRRASHVMSRSINSQAEFWIKIGIQAELNPDKTFTTLISEMLEKESVNHKGK from the coding sequence TTGGGAATTGTCAAAATTTCAGATGAATTACATGACTATTTGCGTCGAGCTAGCCATGTTATGTCACGTTCTATTAATTCTCAGGCGGAATTTTGGATAAAAATAGGTATTCAAGCAGAATTAAATCCAGACAAAACCTTCACGACACTGATTAGTGAAATGTTAGAAAAAGAATCTGTTAATCATAAAGGGAAGTAG
- a CDS encoding universal stress protein, translating to MYKKILVPIDITEKNLANLVLPHIQYLSEEENAHVHFLAVIPTIPFYTSMGFGFAEKADSEQDKVTNQLIDIIKDFKLSKEKYTAQVVMGTPRDEILRIADQIQADLIVIGSKRPGMSTYFLGSTASMIIQNSNISVLTIR from the coding sequence ATGTACAAAAAAATCTTAGTCCCCATTGATATCACAGAAAAAAATTTAGCGAACCTTGTCCTTCCTCACATTCAATACCTTTCTGAGGAAGAAAATGCTCACGTTCATTTTTTAGCCGTCATTCCAACCATTCCTTTTTATACTTCTATGGGATTTGGTTTTGCTGAAAAAGCGGATAGTGAACAAGATAAAGTGACCAATCAATTGATTGATATAATTAAAGATTTCAAATTATCAAAAGAAAAATATACGGCTCAAGTTGTTATGGGCACACCGAGAGATGAAATTTTACGTATTGCAGATCAGATACAAGCAGATTTGATTGTTATCGGCTCAAAACGGCCCGGTATGTCCACCTACTTCTTAGGTTCTACCGCCTCAATGATTATCCAAAACTCTAACATTTCTGTTTTAACTATACGTTAA
- a CDS encoding Rieske (2Fe-2S) protein, which translates to MSWVAVCNVSQVQEEFPYSARVNDAEIGIFLVENQYYAMEDVCPHAYALLSQGFVEDGKVECPLHEAVFDIKTGKCLREPGGRDLKTYQTRVNNNQIEISFIEE; encoded by the coding sequence ATGAGTTGGGTCGCCGTATGTAATGTCTCACAAGTACAAGAAGAATTTCCTTATTCCGCCAGAGTCAATGATGCAGAGATTGGTATTTTCTTAGTGGAAAACCAGTACTACGCCATGGAGGACGTTTGCCCCCATGCTTACGCTTTACTGAGCCAAGGTTTTGTTGAAGATGGCAAAGTTGAATGCCCACTGCATGAAGCGGTATTTGATATCAAAACAGGAAAATGTCTGCGCGAGCCTGGGGGACGTGACTTAAAAACTTACCAAACTCGCGTTAATAACAACCAAATCGAAATTAGCTTCATTGAGGAGTAG
- a CDS encoding recombinase-like helix-turn-helix domain-containing protein: MEPIQNFNPYLPANHQIIPAREGGKGQIQSPGTAPNIIWQTRSRLPDEYEVALIAALETLFDSGIETLEQIISALNQKHVFDRQGQPWNEASFREFLQVNGY; this comes from the coding sequence ATGGAACCGATACAGAATTTCAACCCTTATTTACCTGCTAATCATCAGATTATACCTGCACGTGAAGGCGGTAAAGGGCAAATCCAGTCGCCTGGTACAGCACCCAATATTATTTGGCAAACTCGTTCACGGCTCCCCGATGAATACGAAGTCGCACTCATTGCCGCATTAGAGACCCTATTTGATTCCGGTATTGAGACTCTCGAACAAATCATCAGTGCACTCAATCAAAAACACGTGTTTGATAGGCAAGGCCAACCATGGAATGAGGCAAGTTTCCGCGAATTTCTCCAAGTAAATGGGTATTAA
- a CDS encoding aromatic ring-hydroxylating oxygenase subunit alpha, with protein sequence MTTNTQPQNYQDYLDIGLRGQWYPVLSSWEVTSNPIGITRLEEQIVLWRDQQGQIHALEDRCPHRGARLSMGWNLGERIACWYHGVEVGGDGVVKDVPAVNQCPLEGQKCLKTYPVQECHGAIFLYFAIADETPPQLAFPEELADSENHSHFLCTATWHCNYQYALENVMDPMHGTYLHSSSHSMADGDKQSEMILEPTQNGFIFRKNDQMGVNFDWVEFASTGANWLRLSIPYQKRFGPGGHFWIIGMVVPEDRDNTRVFFWRIRKVKDWQRDLWRFMYRNRLEGLHWDVLEQDRVILENMAPNARQREFLYQHDVGLSRLRRIMQREAKKQFDQIYKEETSNA encoded by the coding sequence ATGACAACTAATACACAACCTCAGAACTATCAAGATTATTTAGACATTGGCCTTAGAGGCCAGTGGTACCCTGTTTTATCCAGCTGGGAAGTCACCAGTAATCCGATCGGAATTACTCGCTTAGAAGAGCAAATTGTTTTATGGCGAGACCAACAAGGTCAAATTCACGCATTGGAAGACCGTTGCCCACATCGCGGCGCTCGTTTATCGATGGGATGGAACCTTGGTGAACGTATCGCTTGCTGGTATCACGGTGTTGAGGTGGGAGGTGATGGCGTTGTTAAAGATGTGCCGGCTGTTAATCAATGCCCATTAGAAGGCCAAAAATGCCTAAAAACTTATCCAGTTCAAGAGTGTCATGGCGCGATTTTTCTTTATTTCGCCATCGCCGATGAAACACCACCGCAGCTCGCATTCCCTGAAGAGCTTGCTGATAGTGAAAACCATAGCCACTTTTTATGTACTGCAACTTGGCATTGTAATTATCAATATGCACTGGAAAACGTCATGGATCCAATGCATGGCACTTATTTACACTCCTCTTCACATTCCATGGCTGACGGTGACAAACAGTCTGAAATGATCTTAGAACCGACCCAAAATGGTTTTATCTTTCGCAAAAATGACCAAATGGGTGTCAATTTTGACTGGGTAGAGTTCGCGAGCACCGGCGCTAATTGGCTTCGACTCTCTATCCCTTACCAAAAGCGTTTCGGGCCCGGTGGCCATTTTTGGATTATCGGTATGGTCGTGCCTGAAGATAGAGACAATACCCGAGTCTTCTTCTGGCGTATCCGTAAAGTTAAAGATTGGCAACGAGATCTTTGGCGTTTTATGTACCGCAACCGCCTAGAGGGCTTGCACTGGGATGTTTTAGAACAAGACAGAGTTATTCTTGAAAATATGGCGCCTAATGCACGTCAGCGTGAATTCCTCTACCAACATGATGTCGGGTTATCGCGTCTTCGTCGAATTATGCAACGTGAAGCCAAAAAACAATTTGACCAAATCTACAAAGAGGAAACGTCAAATGCATGA
- a CDS encoding SDR family oxidoreductase — MHDLLAGKRIVITGAARGLGFDFAKAIAQQGAQVVLCDILSDRLQQSVAQLRQEGLAADGLTLDIADPKAIEDVFQTIGQQGKIDGLINNAALATGVGGKTLEEYDLELWDRVMTVNVKGTWLVTKAALPFLRQSNNAKIVNIASDTALWGAPKLMAYVASKGAIISMTRSMARELGEQRICVNAIAPGLTKVEATEYVPVERHQLYENGRALQGEQKPEDVTGTVLYLLSPLANFVTGQLIPVNGGFVFN, encoded by the coding sequence ATGCATGATTTGTTGGCAGGCAAACGTATTGTGATCACCGGCGCAGCGAGAGGGCTAGGGTTTGATTTTGCCAAAGCGATTGCTCAACAAGGAGCGCAAGTGGTGCTTTGCGATATCCTCAGTGATCGCTTGCAACAAAGCGTTGCTCAGCTACGTCAAGAAGGTTTGGCTGCCGATGGATTGACTCTGGATATTGCCGATCCCAAAGCGATAGAGGATGTATTCCAGACTATTGGTCAGCAAGGCAAGATAGACGGCTTGATTAATAACGCAGCCCTCGCAACAGGCGTAGGGGGTAAGACATTAGAAGAGTACGACCTAGAGTTATGGGATCGTGTTATGACGGTCAATGTGAAAGGAACTTGGCTCGTGACCAAAGCCGCGCTGCCTTTTTTGCGCCAGAGTAACAATGCCAAGATCGTGAATATCGCCTCCGATACGGCATTATGGGGTGCCCCTAAACTCATGGCTTATGTTGCGAGCAAAGGAGCCATTATCAGCATGACACGTTCTATGGCAAGAGAGCTGGGTGAACAACGAATTTGTGTCAATGCTATCGCCCCTGGGTTAACCAAAGTTGAAGCCACTGAATATGTTCCTGTGGAGCGCCACCAGCTATACGAAAATGGGCGAGCTCTTCAAGGTGAACAAAAACCTGAAGACGTCACTGGTACGGTTTTATATTTGCTGTCACCGCTGGCCAATTTCGTCACTGGACAACTCATCCCTGTGAATGGTGGTTTTGTATTTAACTAA
- a CDS encoding IclR family transcriptional regulator codes for MSSTCKYLIPGLEKGLQLLLLLAQQHRELTFAEILRLVDMPKATAYRAIQTLVHLDFIEQHPRTGAFSLGRKVLSLGLGYIASLDLTQLGQPIIEQLRDRSQCNSHLVIRDGRDIIYIARVSGAESKINHVSVGTRLLAHRTSLGRMLLSGLRREEFDALYPDDELPDDAGSKQAFWAMIQADRLRGYVIGESFYRRGISSIVYPVFNRDNGVEAVISIMVPMDTIPVQERQRLQNEVSSAAQKLTEFIGGMTSAKAI; via the coding sequence TTGAGTTCAACATGCAAGTATTTGATCCCGGGTCTGGAAAAAGGATTGCAGCTTTTGTTACTCCTCGCACAACAGCACCGCGAGCTAACCTTCGCTGAGATTTTACGCCTAGTTGATATGCCAAAAGCCACTGCTTATCGCGCGATACAGACGTTAGTACATTTAGATTTTATTGAGCAACACCCACGAACTGGGGCTTTTTCACTTGGTCGCAAAGTACTTAGCTTAGGGTTGGGCTATATCGCGTCACTGGATCTTACACAATTAGGTCAACCCATTATTGAACAATTGCGTGACCGTAGCCAATGTAACAGCCATTTAGTCATACGTGATGGGCGTGACATTATTTACATTGCTCGGGTCAGTGGCGCAGAGTCAAAAATTAACCATGTCAGCGTGGGAACACGTTTATTAGCTCATCGAACATCACTTGGTCGTATGTTACTCAGTGGATTGAGGCGAGAGGAATTTGATGCTCTCTACCCCGATGATGAATTACCGGATGATGCAGGCAGTAAACAAGCGTTTTGGGCAATGATCCAAGCGGATAGATTACGTGGCTACGTGATTGGAGAATCATTTTATCGCCGAGGCATCTCCTCGATTGTTTATCCTGTTTTCAATCGTGATAACGGTGTGGAAGCTGTGATCAGTATTATGGTTCCTATGGATACCATCCCTGTACAGGAACGACAACGGCTACAGAATGAAGTGAGCAGCGCCGCGCAAAAACTTACTGAGTTTATAGGTGGTATGACATCCGCTAAAGCGATATAG
- a CDS encoding VOC family protein: MSVIGIEKLEFGVDNIADCQQFLQDFGLQASPNTPSYFTTLSGASVTLSAIDDPRLPTPFESGSTLRRITWGVNTRAELEHIIQQIENSPNFQLTPDGAQCLDPNGMTVAFCITQQQQVSVDISPINQWGDIRRIDAPSPVYDKATPINIGHVVFFVDDLAATEAFYCDKLGFQVSDRYIDRAVFLRTQVNGCHHNLFLLKLPHRGRGLNHVAFTVRDIHEVIGGGLAMNRQQWSTFIGPGRHPISSAYFWYVNSPTGGAFEYYTNDDYLTEKWQPRELEHSLVSFTEWAVEGGIDHETRRQVKKGQG, encoded by the coding sequence ATGTCAGTCATTGGTATTGAAAAATTAGAATTTGGTGTGGATAACATTGCCGATTGTCAGCAATTTTTACAGGATTTCGGTCTGCAAGCATCACCCAATACCCCTTCTTATTTTACAACACTGTCCGGTGCTAGCGTGACATTATCAGCCATTGATGATCCCCGCTTACCCACCCCATTTGAATCCGGTTCGACCTTACGCCGAATCACTTGGGGCGTGAATACTCGTGCAGAACTTGAACACATTATTCAACAAATCGAAAACAGCCCAAATTTCCAATTGACGCCTGATGGCGCACAATGCCTTGATCCGAATGGAATGACTGTCGCTTTTTGTATCACGCAACAACAACAAGTCTCCGTTGATATTTCGCCCATCAACCAATGGGGGGATATTCGTCGTATTGATGCACCAAGCCCTGTTTACGACAAAGCCACCCCTATTAATATTGGTCATGTCGTCTTTTTTGTTGATGACCTAGCAGCAACAGAAGCGTTTTATTGCGATAAGCTCGGTTTTCAAGTCTCTGATCGCTATATCGATCGTGCCGTTTTTTTACGCACGCAAGTTAATGGCTGCCATCACAATTTATTTTTACTCAAACTCCCTCATCGTGGGCGTGGTTTGAATCACGTAGCCTTCACCGTTCGCGATATCCACGAGGTTATTGGCGGCGGTCTCGCAATGAATCGGCAACAATGGAGCACCTTTATCGGTCCCGGTCGTCACCCTATTTCGTCAGCCTATTTCTGGTATGTCAATAGCCCAACTGGCGGGGCTTTTGAGTACTACACCAATGACGATTATTTAACCGAAAAATGGCAACCACGTGAACTTGAACACTCCCTCGTTTCCTTTACCGAATGGGCTGTGGAAGGCGGTATCGACCATGAAACTCGTCGACAAGTGAAAAAAGGTCAGGGGTGA
- a CDS encoding NAD(P)/FAD-dependent oxidoreductase: MKPLIEGGIVIIGGGQAGGWAAKTLRDQGYQGRLSVISDEPHDFYERPPLSKAALVQENTTLSRLFSEEETKALNLTWYRPIRATGIDSEKKQVQLSDGRGLTFDKLLIATGGRPRYLSSAWQSHPRVFALRSWDDGQKLRRALLSAKKIAIIGGGWIGLEVAASARLMGIDVTIFERQERLCQRSVPSSVSNALALRHQQAGVNVITDCGEILLDENTDELCIRCATRPNQSFDLAVMGIGVELNLELAAQAGLELTHGIVVNGQGQTSHPDIYAAGDVACHPTLSLCLQSWAYAQNQAISTAKAMLNHHSEGFNELAWLWSDQYQDNIQILGVPTSQATQHIQRITPTSEVHFSLNNDNELVQMVAFNDARTIKLGKRWMQNSRQLSPLELADPQFSLMSLK, translated from the coding sequence ATGAAACCATTAATTGAAGGCGGTATCGTGATTATCGGTGGTGGACAAGCCGGAGGCTGGGCAGCCAAAACATTACGGGACCAAGGTTATCAAGGGCGTTTATCCGTTATTAGTGATGAACCACATGATTTCTATGAACGACCACCGTTATCAAAAGCAGCCCTTGTTCAAGAAAACACCACATTATCACGTCTATTCAGTGAAGAAGAAACCAAGGCGTTAAATTTAACGTGGTATCGCCCTATTCGGGCCACTGGCATTGATAGCGAGAAAAAACAGGTTCAACTCAGTGATGGACGCGGCTTAACATTTGATAAGCTATTGATTGCTACAGGCGGGCGGCCTCGCTACCTTTCCTCTGCTTGGCAGTCCCACCCACGAGTATTTGCCCTTCGCTCTTGGGATGACGGGCAAAAATTACGCCGCGCGCTATTATCAGCCAAAAAAATTGCCATTATTGGTGGTGGATGGATAGGTTTAGAAGTCGCTGCCTCCGCACGCCTAATGGGGATCGATGTCACTATTTTTGAACGCCAAGAGCGTTTATGTCAGCGAAGTGTGCCCAGCAGCGTATCAAACGCATTAGCCCTACGCCACCAACAAGCTGGCGTGAATGTTATTACCGATTGCGGTGAAATTTTACTTGATGAAAATACAGACGAACTCTGTATTCGCTGTGCAACGCGGCCTAACCAATCATTTGACCTTGCCGTCATGGGAATTGGTGTTGAATTAAATCTTGAATTAGCGGCTCAGGCAGGCCTTGAATTAACCCATGGCATCGTTGTCAACGGACAGGGGCAAACCTCACACCCTGATATTTATGCCGCTGGCGATGTCGCTTGTCACCCCACGTTATCCCTTTGTTTGCAATCTTGGGCTTATGCACAGAACCAAGCCATTAGCACCGCAAAGGCCATGCTTAACCACCATAGTGAAGGGTTTAATGAGCTCGCGTGGCTATGGTCAGACCAATACCAAGATAATATCCAGATTTTAGGAGTCCCTACTTCACAGGCAACCCAACATATTCAACGAATAACGCCAACGTCCGAAGTGCATTTTTCACTGAATAATGACAATGAATTAGTTCAAATGGTCGCATTTAACGATGCTCGCACCATTAAATTAGGCAAAAGGTGGATGCAAAACAGCCGTCAATTATCCCCTTTAGAGCTAGCTGATCCTCAATTTTCACTCATGTCACTGAAGTAA
- a CDS encoding MFS transporter has product MANQSISVPSVTQTGETATQHTEKVNWLIPIALFSCVLLAFFDKISIAALFSDEQFQKALGIDFDPTRLGLLMSAFLFSYGISSMLLSGIGDKFHPTKMLLFMISSWCILMIFMGFTHHYTTMVVLRVLLGIAEGPLLAISYAIVRRTFPQKMQARATMLWLLGTPIGAALGFPISIYLLHSFGWQSTFFVMAAFTVPVWWLVVIGIRHPNLVNQHAKKVDGKVSITELAEAKTQRNILLRNSHFWIICLFNIAFLVYLWGMNGWLPSYLIKGKSINLEHAGILSSLPFIAMLFGEAIGAWLSDRYDRRALVCFISLLGAVAGLAGVLFLSTTYSIILMMAFSMFMWGAGAPNIFALLAKATQKQVSALAGGIFNGLGNLAGAAAPLLMGVLITLTHDMDSGLLFIVIIGLIGSVLLLPIIKKY; this is encoded by the coding sequence ATGGCAAATCAATCAATATCTGTGCCCTCAGTGACACAAACCGGTGAAACAGCTACCCAACACACAGAAAAAGTGAATTGGCTCATCCCAATCGCTCTATTTTCCTGTGTATTGCTAGCCTTTTTCGACAAAATCAGCATCGCCGCTTTATTTTCTGATGAACAATTCCAAAAAGCATTAGGGATTGATTTTGATCCAACTCGTCTTGGATTGTTGATGAGTGCTTTTCTGTTTTCTTATGGTATTTCATCCATGCTACTCAGTGGTATTGGCGATAAATTTCATCCAACAAAAATGCTACTGTTTATGATTAGCAGTTGGTGTATTTTGATGATTTTTATGGGCTTTACCCATCACTACACAACGATGGTTGTCTTACGTGTCTTACTGGGCATTGCTGAAGGCCCCTTACTGGCGATTTCTTATGCCATTGTTCGTCGCACCTTTCCACAAAAAATGCAAGCAAGAGCGACAATGCTTTGGTTATTAGGTACACCGATTGGTGCCGCACTCGGTTTTCCTATTTCTATCTATTTACTGCACAGTTTTGGCTGGCAAAGCACCTTTTTTGTTATGGCGGCTTTCACGGTGCCTGTGTGGTGGCTTGTCGTTATTGGTATTCGCCACCCTAATTTAGTCAATCAACACGCTAAAAAAGTTGATGGAAAAGTATCCATTACCGAACTTGCTGAAGCCAAAACACAACGCAACATCCTCTTACGCAATAGCCATTTTTGGATTATCTGCTTATTTAATATTGCGTTCCTCGTTTATCTATGGGGAATGAATGGCTGGTTACCCAGTTATTTAATCAAGGGTAAATCCATCAATTTAGAGCATGCAGGGATCCTTTCTTCTCTCCCCTTTATCGCCATGTTGTTTGGTGAAGCGATAGGCGCATGGCTTTCAGATCGTTATGACCGTCGCGCTCTGGTTTGCTTTATCTCATTGCTAGGCGCCGTCGCTGGATTGGCAGGCGTGTTATTCCTAAGTACGACCTACAGCATCATTTTAATGATGGCTTTTAGCATGTTCATGTGGGGGGCGGGAGCACCCAATATTTTTGCACTACTCGCCAAAGCCACACAGAAACAAGTCAGCGCACTCGCTGGTGGCATATTTAATGGACTCGGCAATCTTGCTGGCGCGGCAGCACCGTTATTGATGGGGGTATTAATCACACTGACCCACGATATGGATAGCGGCCTACTATTTATCGTCATTATCGGTTTAATCGGTAGCGTCTTGTTGCTACCTATCATCAAAAAATACTGA